Sequence from the Brevundimonas sp. SGAir0440 genome:
CTGCCCCGCTGCAGGCGGCCTATTGCGGCGCCAAGGCCGCCGTCGACGGGTTTACCGAGGCCATTCGGGCAGAACTGATCGCCTCAGCCTCCAACGTCACCCTGACCACCGTCTATTTGCCGGCCGTCAACACGCCCCAGCCCCTGTGGTCGCGCAACCGGACAGATCGCGCGCAAGTCATTCCCGATCCTCTGTTCGATCCCAGGCTGTGTGCCGACGCCGTCTGGTCGGCCGTGCAGCGCCCCAGCCGCAAGGTCTTCGTGGGTCGCACGACCTGGTTGATGGCGCTGGCGCAACAGTTCACGCCGGCGCTGGCGGATCGCCAGGCGGCCAAGATGATCACAGCGCAGCAAGGCGACCCGCAACTTCCCCGCCTGGGCAATCTCGACCGCCCGGAGGAAGGCCCGGCGGCGATCGACGGCGCGGACACCGAACGGGTCGTCAGACCGTGGATCGGTTTCGTATCCAGCCGCCAGATCACAGCGCTCAAGGTCGCGGCGGTCGGCGTCCTTGCGGGCCTTGCCGTAACGGCTGGCTTTGCGATCGGATCGTCCAAACGATGACTGAAACGGCCTTCGCGCCCGATCCCGCGCGTTCATCGCAGACGCTCCGTCCCGACGGCTATGTGGCTCTCGAAGACTATGGCGTTCTGGGCGAGGGTCGGACGGTGGCTCTGTCGGCGCTGGATGGCGGCATTGACTGGTGGTGCGTGCCGGCGATCGATGCGCCGCCGCTTTTCGACCGCCTGCTGGATCCGGAGGGCGGCCGGTTTTCGATCACGCCGACCGGGTCCTTCACGACGACCCGCCGCTATCGTGCCGACAGCAATGTTCTGGAGACGGAGTTCATTACCGCCACCGGGCGCGCGCGCCTGACCGAGAGCCTGAACAGCGGCACGGCCGGTCGTTTGCCTTGGTGCGAACTGGCCCGCCGAATCGATGGCCTAGAGGGCGAGGTGACCTTCGCCCTGGACATGCGTCTGGGGCGTCGCGGCGACACGGCCAATCCGTATCATTCCAAGATCGGCGAACACACGGTCTTCCACGTCGAACGGGTGCTCGGCCTGTTCGTCCATGATCCGCGCATCTCCTGCGAGTGGTCCGACGAGGGCATTGTCGGAACCATCGTTGTCGGCGCAGGCGAGCGGCGCACGGTGGCCATCGTCGCCGGGCGGGACGAGCCGCTGGTCGTACCCTCCATCGAAGAGATCGACGCCCGCATCGACCTGTCGGATCAGGAATGGCGGGACTGGGCGGCGCGCTTGAACTGCCCCGGCCTGTATCGGGACGACTTCATCCGCAGCGCCCTGGCGTTGAAGTTGCTGCTGTACTCGCCGTCGGGCGCCATCGCCGCGGCGGCCACGACCTCCCTGCCCGAGCGTCTGGGCGGCGACAAGAACTGGGACTATCGCTACGCCTGGCTGCGCGACGCCGGCTATACGATCGAAGCCTTCCTGGCGGCCGGCGCCCAGGCGGAGGCCAAGGCCGCCTTCAGTTGGCTGCTGATGCAGCTGAAGCGCCATGGCGCCAAGGTCTGCTACAGCCTGGACGGCGCGCTCGTGCCGCCGGAAACGCATTGGGACATGCCGGGCTATCAAGGCTCGCGTCCTGTGGTCACCGGAAACCGGGCCGCAGAGCAGGCCCAGCACGGCGTATTCGGCGACATCTTCGAGACCGCCTCGCGCTTCGTCGGCTGCGGCAACATCCTCGACAGCGCCAGCGCCCAGCAGTTGTCCGAACTGGCGGACCAGTGCGCCGACGCCTGGCGACAGCCGGACGCGGGCATGTGGGAGCTGGAGGATCAGCAGCACTACACCATGTCCAAGATCAGCTGCTGGCAGGCCCTGGCCCGCGCAGTCGAACTGGCGGACGCCGGACAACTGCCGACGACATGCCGGGACCGCTGGCGGCGAGAGCGCGACCGGATTTTCGAATGGGTCGAGACGCATTGCTGGTCCGAAAGCCTTCAGGCCTTCGTCATGTATCCGGGCAGCGACAAGCTGGACGCCGCCCTGGCCTTGGCTGTGCGTTTCCGGTTCGATGGCGAGGAGCGGCTGCGTGCGACCCTAGAGGCGCTGGATCGCCATCTCGGCGCCGGCGTCTTCCACTATCGCTATTCCGGCATGCAGGCCGAGGAAGGCTGTTTCATCGCCTGTTCCTTCTGGATCGCCGAAGCCTGGGCGACGCTCGGCGAACCGGACAAGGCCCGCGCCCGCATCGACAGCCTGCGCGAAGCCCTCAGCGGCCGCTGGGGCATGCTGACCGAGATGATCGATCCGAACACCGGCGCCTATCTCGGCAACATGCCGCAGGGGCTGAGCCACCTCGCGCATCTGACCGCCCTGACCGCCGTCGGCAAGGCGCAGACCACTTCCCCCCAGCCCGAAACGGAGACGTTCCATGACTGATCGACTGACCCTTCAGGATCCGCGCGAGCAATATCCAAAGCCGCCCTTCCCGCGCCAACCGCAGCCCGTGCCCGGCGAAGCGCGCGAGATGGACCCAAAGCCCGATCATGGCGAGGACAGCTACCAGGGTTCCGGCAAGCTGAAAGGGCGCAAGGCCCTGATCACCGGCGCGGACAGCGGCATCGGCCGGGCGGCCGCCATCGCCTATGCCCGGGAAGGCGCCGATGTGGCCCTCTCCTATCTGCCGTCCGAACGCAAGGACGCCGGCGAAGTCATCGCACTGATCGAGGCTGAAGGCCGCAAGGCCATCGATCTGCCCGGAGACATCACCGACGAAAACTGGTGCCGGCAGATGGTCGAACAGGCCGTGTCCGAGCTGGGCGGACTGGACGTCCTGGTCATCAACGCCGGCCGCCAACAGTATCGTGAGGACATCTCGCAGGTGACGTCGGAAGACTTCGACAAGACCTTGAAGACCAACCTCTACGCCATGCACTGGATCGCCCAGGCGGCCGTCCCGCATCTGCCGGCGGGCGCGTCGGTCATCACCACCGCCTCGATCCAGGCCTATGAGCCTTCGGCCATCCTGCTCGACTACGCCACCACCAAGGCGGGGATCGTCGCCTATACGAAGGCCCTGTCCAAGCAGCTGATCGAAAAGGGCATACGCGCCAACGTCGTGGCGCCCGGCCCCTTCTGGACGCCGCTGCAATCGTCTGGCGGACAGCCGCAGGACGCCGTGATGAAGTTCGGCGAACAGGTGCCGCTGGGTCGTCCGGGCCAGCCTGTCGAGATCGCCCCGGTCTATGTCCTGCTGGCCTCGCAGGAAGGCAGCTACATCACCGGCGAAGTCTTCGGCGTCACCGGCGGCATGGGCGTCGCCTGACAAGACAAAACCGGCGGCGGGATCGTCCCGCCGCCGGTCTCTCTTTCTCGGCCCTACGACTAGCCGGCGATGGTGGCGACCGAGCCGGAATCCACGCGGATGCCTGCGCCGTTGATGAAGCTGGCGCGCTCCGAACACAGGAAGGCGACGGCTGCGGCCACCTCCTCCGGCTTGCCCCTGCGATCCAGGGTCATGCCGGGGCGTTCTTCCTTCAGGAAGCTCTTGATCGCCTCCTCGAAGGTTTCGCCGCGTTCCTCGGCGCGCTTCTTCATCATGGCGTCGGTCATCGGGGTGGCGATGAAGGCAGGCGAGACCGTGTTCACCAGCACATTGTCGCAGCCGTAGGCCTTGGACAGACCCTTCGCCAGGCTGAGAATGCCGGCCTTCGAGGCGCAATAGGCCAGCTCATCGACATAGGGTTGGACCGCATCCTCCGACGCGAACAGGACGATACGGCCCCAGCCCGAACGCCGCATGGCCGGAATGGCCTGACGGCACATCCGCACCGCGCCCATCAGATTGATGTCGAGCGTCTCCAGCCAACCGGCGTCACCGACATCCAGAAAATCGCCGGTCGCGCCGGTCACGCCCGCTGCGTTCACATAGATATCCGGATCGCCCATGCGGTCTCGGACCTCCGCCCACAGGCGTTCGACATCGTCGGCCTTGGTCACGTCGCCGGTCACGCCGATGCATTCGCCCAGCGCGGAAAGTTCCTGGACAGCTTCATCCAGCGTGCCGTCCGGCTTGTCGGTCAGGGCGACCCGTACGCCGGCTTCCAGCAGCAGCCGCGCCGTCTCCTTGCCCATGCCGGAATCGGCGCCGGAAATGAGGGCGATCCGCCCCTTGATCCCGAGGTCCATCACAAATCTCCTGTTCGTTGACGTTCGAGGAAGCGATCGGCCGTGCGCAGGGCGACGGCCATGAGGGTCAAGGCCGGGTTGGCCGAAAGCGCGCTGGGGAAGACGGAGTTGTCGCAGACGTACAGATTGTCGATCTCGACGCTGCACCCGTCGCCATCGACGACCGCCGCGTCCGCCTTGTCTCCCATCCGGCAGCCGCCAATGGTGTGCGCCGACCGGGCCACCGCGAAGATGTCCTCGGCGCCGGCGGCGGTCCAAATCTGCGTCATGATGCGCCGGGCATGGGCGTCCAGACGCCGCTCGTTTTCGCCATAGCTGAAGTCGATCCGCGCCTTGCGCAGCCCGACGGCATCGACCTCATCGGACAAGGTCAAGCGATTGTCGTCGTTCGGCAGACACTCTCCATTGATGCCGATCCCGGCGAGCCGGCGATAGTTGCGCAGCGTATCCACCAGCGGCGCGCCCCAGAGGCCCGCGCCGCGCGCGAACCCGCCCGCCAGGGTGACCGGCATGACGCCAAGGCTTTGGATCAGATAGCCGCCGGCGAAGTTCGCGTCTGACGGACGCACCATGTCTTCGCTGATCAGGGAAGAGGGATAGCCGCGGTTCATCGACATGTCGGCGTCGAACCGGCCCCAGACCTGGGTCGCCACATGGGTCATGAAGTTGCGGCCGACCTCGCCGCCGGCGTTGCCTAATCCCCAATTCAGCAGCAGGCGCGGCGTCTCGACACCGCCCGCACAAAGGAACAGCGCTCGACAGTTCAGCCGATGATCCTGCCCGTCGCGACGATAGATCACGCACTTGATCCGTTCACGGGCGTCACGCTCCACGCCTATGGCCCGCGCGTTGGCGATGATCCTGGCGCCGTTGGCTGAGGCCATCGGCAGAAAGCTGTTGTCCGCGCCGCCCTTGGCGCCGGTCCGGCATCCCTGGTGGCAGGCGCCGCAGTTGACGCAGGCCATGCGGTAGGGCGTCGTCCCCGCCTCGCGATCGCGGGACAGCACGGCCGCCGGCGCATCCGTAACGGTCAGCCCGACGGCCGTCGCGCCACGGGCCATCGCGTCCGCCGGGGCGTTGCGCGGGACAGGTGGATAGGTGAACTGTCGCCCGCCCCACGGATAGTCGGCCGGGCCTGAGACCCCGATCACCGTCTCTACAGTCTCGACATAGGATTTCAATTCGTCCCAGCCGAACGGCCAGTCGCGCCCGCGCCCGGTCTCCGAGGCCAGCGTCAGATCACGGGGATCGGGTCGCGGGCAGAAGGCGCCCCAGTGGAGAAGCGAGCCGCCGACGCCCTGGCCGGAGTTGTTGGCCCCAAAGGCAGTCGGGTCGCGCCCTCCGCTGAGGCGCTCCTCCATCCAATAAAGGTCTGCCGTCGTTTCGTCGGGCGTATGCTCCGCCGGATCGAAGGCCCGCCCTGCCTCCAGCACCGTGACAGATAGCCCAGCCATCGCCAGCCTGGCCGCGATCGGAGCCCCGCCGGCGCCGCTGCCGATGATGACGACATCGGTTTCACCGGCCGTCCTTGCGGGCGCGCTCAAGCTACGCCCTCCATCGGCAGACGCCAGGGTTCGGTGCGGTTTGCCGCTGTCTGGTCGTAGCCTTGGAATTGTCCTTCGCCACCCGTGGCGAAACCGTCGTAACCAATCTGGGCCCAGGTGGCCGGCAGCGACATCCACAGGCGCGCGACCTCGGAGACGACGTCCTGGAACCACAGCCTCATGGCGTCCGCCGAAAGCCGGCCAGGCTCGCCCCATTCGCCCTGTGAAATGGCGCGCAGGATGTCGTCCTGCCGATCGGGGGCCAGGGTTGCGAACTTCGGCGCCATGGCGGCGATCTCATCCAGCCCGCGTCGCCAGGCCTCGGTGTCCGACGGAAGATCGGCGAACCGCCACCCATCGCCCTGTCCGCTGGAGAGCCCCACATCCAGACGCCGCGCCAAATCATCCGGATCGCCTGTACCAAGCAGAATGCGCGCGATCATCGCCGACAGCACGGCGCGGTGGGTCGGGTTCAGGACGCCGCCGTCAGCTGGCGCCGGACCGAAGTGACGGTTCAGCATTGCGTGTCGTGTGCGATCCGACACGCGATCGGACCCGATTAGACCGACGAACCGTGGAGGCAGCGCAAAAGGACCGACCTTCTCGATGAATTCTAGGACCAAGCCGGCGAGACGGTCCGGCTGTTCTTGAGGGATCAGGTGCGCCGCATCCGGCACGACCACCACATCAGATGTGCGGTAGTGGGGGGCGTTGAACCGCCGCTGCGCCCCCTCGCCCAAATCGCCATCCTCCGCGCCGGCGATGATCAGGGCGGGGAAAGGCAGGTCGCCGACCTGACCGGACCAGTCCTCGCGCGATCCTTCGGCCAGCCATCCGCGCCAGGCTTGTGGGCTGGACCGCGTGAAATCGGCCAGCGCCTGATCGAAGGCGGCTCGCGGCAGGCCGGCGGCGGTATTAGCGTCGATGAACTGGCGTCCCCGATCCTCGATCCTTGTCGGATCGTCGAACCAGGTCAGCATATCCGCACGCCTGCTCTCGTCCATCGGCTCCGGCGAGGGTGGCGATCCAGCGACCAACACCACGCCCAGCAACCCGCTCAGACCCGCCGCCCCGTCACGCGCCCGCGCGGCGATCAAGGTCGCAAACTTGCCGCCCATGCTGTGGCCGACAAGAATCCAGCGCGCGAGAGCGAGATCGGTCAGCCGGCGGTGCAGATCGTCGAGCACGGCTTGGACATCGCCATAGCCTTCCTCCGCCCTGTCTCCGAACCCTGGAAGATCGATCGCGACCGGAAGCACTTTATCGGGAAGCCGGTCGATCACCGCGTCCCAATCGTGGCGGCTTGAGCCCAAGGAATGAAGGAAGACGACAGTGAGGCGGGTGTCTGTGGGCATGCAGGGGCTTTTCGAAAGCGAAGGCGCGAAACCCCGTCCTTGTCGGTCGGCGGTCATCGATCAGCGCGCCACCGGCGGAATTGCTCCCAACAAAACAGAACCTGGACGCCGAAACCGGCTCGCCCCCCCTGCTCTCAAGCCGCCGCCAATTCGGTCAAAAGCTTCTCGATGAAGACTGCGTCGTGCGGTTGATCGTTGGCGGCGTCGATGATCATGCGGTCCTCCGACCAGCGCCGATCATCGCGCAACGGCAAGGACGCTTCCATGCCGGGTCGACGCGCCGCTGCGATCCGCAACGCCGTCGCCTTCGGTCCCGACACGATTTCCGTGACGCCCGCATCACGGGCGAGCGCCGCCAGGCGACGGCCGGTAAACAGGTCCTCTGCCGAGTCGGGTAAAGGACCGAACCGA
This genomic interval carries:
- a CDS encoding GMC family oxidoreductase, encoding MSAPARTAGETDVVIIGSGAGGAPIAARLAMAGLSVTVLEAGRAFDPAEHTPDETTADLYWMEERLSGGRDPTAFGANNSGQGVGGSLLHWGAFCPRPDPRDLTLASETGRGRDWPFGWDELKSYVETVETVIGVSGPADYPWGGRQFTYPPVPRNAPADAMARGATAVGLTVTDAPAAVLSRDREAGTTPYRMACVNCGACHQGCRTGAKGGADNSFLPMASANGARIIANARAIGVERDARERIKCVIYRRDGQDHRLNCRALFLCAGGVETPRLLLNWGLGNAGGEVGRNFMTHVATQVWGRFDADMSMNRGYPSSLISEDMVRPSDANFAGGYLIQSLGVMPVTLAGGFARGAGLWGAPLVDTLRNYRRLAGIGINGECLPNDDNRLTLSDEVDAVGLRKARIDFSYGENERRLDAHARRIMTQIWTAAGAEDIFAVARSAHTIGGCRMGDKADAAVVDGDGCSVEIDNLYVCDNSVFPSALSANPALTLMAVALRTADRFLERQRTGDL
- a CDS encoding glycoside hydrolase family 15 protein, which translates into the protein MTETAFAPDPARSSQTLRPDGYVALEDYGVLGEGRTVALSALDGGIDWWCVPAIDAPPLFDRLLDPEGGRFSITPTGSFTTTRRYRADSNVLETEFITATGRARLTESLNSGTAGRLPWCELARRIDGLEGEVTFALDMRLGRRGDTANPYHSKIGEHTVFHVERVLGLFVHDPRISCEWSDEGIVGTIVVGAGERRTVAIVAGRDEPLVVPSIEEIDARIDLSDQEWRDWAARLNCPGLYRDDFIRSALALKLLLYSPSGAIAAAATTSLPERLGGDKNWDYRYAWLRDAGYTIEAFLAAGAQAEAKAAFSWLLMQLKRHGAKVCYSLDGALVPPETHWDMPGYQGSRPVVTGNRAAEQAQHGVFGDIFETASRFVGCGNILDSASAQQLSELADQCADAWRQPDAGMWELEDQQHYTMSKISCWQALARAVELADAGQLPTTCRDRWRRERDRIFEWVETHCWSESLQAFVMYPGSDKLDAALALAVRFRFDGEERLRATLEALDRHLGAGVFHYRYSGMQAEEGCFIACSFWIAEAWATLGEPDKARARIDSLREALSGRWGMLTEMIDPNTGAYLGNMPQGLSHLAHLTALTAVGKAQTTSPQPETETFHD
- a CDS encoding alpha/beta hydrolase, with translation MPTDTRLTVVFLHSLGSSRHDWDAVIDRLPDKVLPVAIDLPGFGDRAEEGYGDVQAVLDDLHRRLTDLALARWILVGHSMGGKFATLIAARARDGAAGLSGLLGVVLVAGSPPSPEPMDESRRADMLTWFDDPTRIEDRGRQFIDANTAAGLPRAAFDQALADFTRSSPQAWRGWLAEGSREDWSGQVGDLPFPALIIAGAEDGDLGEGAQRRFNAPHYRTSDVVVVPDAAHLIPQEQPDRLAGLVLEFIEKVGPFALPPRFVGLIGSDRVSDRTRHAMLNRHFGPAPADGGVLNPTHRAVLSAMIARILLGTGDPDDLARRLDVGLSSGQGDGWRFADLPSDTEAWRRGLDEIAAMAPKFATLAPDRQDDILRAISQGEWGEPGRLSADAMRLWFQDVVSEVARLWMSLPATWAQIGYDGFATGGEGQFQGYDQTAANRTEPWRLPMEGVA
- a CDS encoding SDR family oxidoreductase, with translation MTDRLTLQDPREQYPKPPFPRQPQPVPGEAREMDPKPDHGEDSYQGSGKLKGRKALITGADSGIGRAAAIAYAREGADVALSYLPSERKDAGEVIALIEAEGRKAIDLPGDITDENWCRQMVEQAVSELGGLDVLVINAGRQQYREDISQVTSEDFDKTLKTNLYAMHWIAQAAVPHLPAGASVITTASIQAYEPSAILLDYATTKAGIVAYTKALSKQLIEKGIRANVVAPGPFWTPLQSSGGQPQDAVMKFGEQVPLGRPGQPVEIAPVYVLLASQEGSYITGEVFGVTGGMGVA
- a CDS encoding SDR family NAD(P)-dependent oxidoreductase, encoding MDLGIKGRIALISGADSGMGKETARLLLEAGVRVALTDKPDGTLDEAVQELSALGECIGVTGDVTKADDVERLWAEVRDRMGDPDIYVNAAGVTGATGDFLDVGDAGWLETLDINLMGAVRMCRQAIPAMRRSGWGRIVLFASEDAVQPYVDELAYCASKAGILSLAKGLSKAYGCDNVLVNTVSPAFIATPMTDAMMKKRAEERGETFEEAIKSFLKEERPGMTLDRRGKPEEVAAAVAFLCSERASFINGAGIRVDSGSVATIAG